In Osmia bicornis bicornis chromosome 10, iOsmBic2.1, whole genome shotgun sequence, one genomic interval encodes:
- the LOC114873471 gene encoding neogenin-like isoform X3: MEPRTLAIPLALLTFVVLASASGLYFTIEPQDVVVEQGGPARLDCEAKSDFGKPSIQWRTDDGQPINFIGDSYRSQLANGSLYINSVYSSNLELTGSYQCLASIDDVGAIVSRIATIKLASLPGFEREPQDTMVYPGQIAYLSCTLPSTSNSLMIQWLKDEHPLILDDSRMTVLPSGALEIDDVNVQDIGSYRCNASSYGQYRLSNKAQLGLLTSDIDQESTPPVFIAKPLQQVAIEGSTVTLECAANGYPKPSILWLKDGVAIDSASRDFRYGRIAASSLIINNVQEIDDGSYQCRAENEVETLDAAADLIVKVPPRFIKRPEDKIASENQDLEFECEIYGKPEPKITWLKNGERITLNAYWQIVNGYNLRINGLLPIDAGIFQCIGTNSAGSVKAAARLTISQPKKVTSHKTTTPKTAPKKKLLLHRQLYNKTWQHPSTLLGHTLSAYTPNPPLSISPSDDPADLPGSVKFPNSLYDPKSHFVDDTESLESIEGSVPSAPRNLSLVIVTARFVTLRWQEPENTNGEILNYYIYYKQEGVQRERVINTQQKLEAVIRGLQPSMTYQFRVVALNERGPGTSSEVLQVTTLTEANVPGPPLNLEGHATSSVSIELSWEKPQIVNGRISKYIITFVEGDNEEITRETTSTVHELVDLVPYTEYNIKVQAVNENGPGVFSKDIVVRTYSAQPTQPPHNVTVEPVSPTSIIIRWEPPLEGQNGIITGYKIRYRRHDRGSQPVTITTEGNQRSRVLTGLEKHVVYQVRICALNVNGTGPWTEWIQIETYETESDEKRVPNTPSNLRTKVMSDYIQVFWNPPKDQSIKVKGYKLGWGKGVPDVEVQPLDGKERSFTIDRLEPMTEYVISLRATNDAGDGQPAYANVRTTERSVSESSVPLIPPVGLKAAVLSDTTVVLYWTDTTLPKTQGKRESPWSMVVSNQTQEAAPSSPPRDLIIQSLEDRPTSVLLRWQPPKQPNGPITGYIIFYSTDNTKWDRDWLIEGVIGDKTEFIVKDLLPSTTYYFKIQARNSKGYGPFSTTVPFKTPQSNGMDVYDELHDRDGRGLSNILIYIIVGCSIVLITGVAVVVVVICCKRNPDTPDRKKGYMKDTNQKTNIKPPDLWIHHDQMELKALEKSSINGEASTSGVASNTLPRSSNQDYNQDTVHGNSSSLDKRTYVPSYMGNTDEKCSTLSRQHSRGSHKPKLITLPVDSASLHQPIATATPIVNTSMSQPTIHTSCSDTPSVRQNYPRTVAQYSLSRAHITLEPTPESSPDSCNISSSYEPMQGQPLSYGASGQSYSGSTQYSSGHYSNSNQPSSTSGGTDGSSSSKRMQGHPLKSFSVPAPPPQSAPSTPAQQKHGVSQVTVRPTISGSPYKKPQSTTQLAKNRLASVSNPVHTSEEVERLKPSYSTEELNQEMANLEGLMKDLNAITASEFEC; encoded by the exons ATGGAGCCGCGTACTCTTGCTATCCCGTTGGCTTTGTTGACATTCGTCGTATTAG CTAGTGCAAGTGGATTGTATTTTACTATCGAGCCACAGGATGTGGTGGTTGAACAAGGAGGTCCTGCTAGATTGGATTGTGAAGCAAAAAGTGATTTTGGGAAACCAAGTATACAGTGGCGAACCGATGATGGTCAACCAATTAATTTTATCGGAGACAGTTACCG ATCTCAGCTAGCAAATGGATCCTTGTATATAAATAGTGTTTACAGCAGCAACTTGGAATTGACTGGAAGCTATCAATGTTTAGCTTCCATAGACGATGTTGGGGCTATTGTTTCTAGAATAGCTACAATTAAACTTGCAA GTTTACCAGGATTTGAAAGAGAACCCCAAGATACAATGGTTTATCCAGGACAAATTGCATATTTAAGTTGTACTCTTCCTTCAACTTCCAATTCGCTGATGATACAATGGTTAAAAGATGAACATCCTCTGATACTTGATGATAGTAGAATGACAGTTTTACCATCAg GTGCATTAGAAATTGATGATGTTAATGTACAAGATATTGGATCGTACAGATGTAATGCCAGTAGCTACGGACAATATAGACTCAGTAATAAAGCGCAATTAGGATTATTAACAAGCGATATTG ATCAAGAAAGTACACCACCAGTTTTCATTGCTAAGCCATTACAACAAGTGGCTATCGAAGGATCAACAGTCACTCTTGAATGTGCCGCTAATGGCTATCCAAAGCCAAGTATACTTTGGCTGAAAGATGGTGTCGCAATTGATTCAGCATCTCGTGATTTTAG ATACGGTAGAATTGCTGCATCCAgtcttataattaataatgtgCAAGAAATTGATGACGGTTCTTATCAATGCCGTGCAGAAAATGAAGTTGAAACATTAGACGCAGCTgctgatttaattgtaaaag TGCCGCCGCGATTTATAAAAAGACCGGAAGATAAAATAGCTAGTGAGAATCAAGATTTAGAATTTGAATGTGAAATTTATGGTAAACCAGAGCCAAAAATTACGTGGCTTAAGAATGGAGAACGTATTACATTAAATGCATATTGGCAAATTGTTAATGG TTATAATCTTAGAATTAACGGCCTATTACCTATAGATGCTGGAATTTTTCAATGCATCGGAACAAATTCTGCCGGAAGTGTAAAGGCTGCAGCGCGGTTAACAATTAGTCAGCCTA AAAAAGTAACTTCCCATAAAACGACTACTCCAAAAACAGCtcctaaaaaaaaattattattgcatCGTCAATTGTACAATAAAACGTGGCAGCATCCGAGTACTCTTTTAGGACACACGTTATCCGCGTATACACCAAATCCACCGCTTTCCATCAGTCCCTCCGACGATCCCGCAGATCTTCCTGGATCTGTTAAATTTCCCAATTCCCTTTACGATCCGAAATCCCATTTTGTAGATGACACAGAGAGCCTGGAATCAATAGAGGGTAGTGTCCCATCAGCACCAAGGAATTTGAGTCTCGTTATTGTCACTGCCAGATTTGTAACTCTACGGTGGCAAGAACCAGAAAATACAAATggagaaattttaaattattatatttactatAAACAGGAAGGTGTTCAAAG AGAACGAGTTATTAATACGCAACAAAAACTAGAAGCGGTGATACGAGGATTGCAGCCAAGTATGACGTATCAGTTTCGTGTGGTTGCTTTGAACGAAAGAGGTCCTGGAACGTCTAGCGAAGTATTACAAGTCACTACACTTACAGAG GCCAACGTTCCCGGACCTCCGCTTAATTTAGAAGGTCATGCTACGAGTAGCGTGAGCATCGAGTTGTCTTGGGAAAAGCCACAAATTGTTAATGGCAGAATTTCTAAATACATCATTACATTTGTAGAG gGTGACAATGAGGAAATAACACGTGAAACCACTAGTACTGTGCACGAATTGGTAGACCTCGTGCCTTATACAGAATACAATATTAAAGTTCAGGCTGTAAATGAAAATGGTCCAGGTGTATTTAGCAAAGATATAGTAGTACGAACGTACAGTGCACAACCTACTCAACCACCGCACAATGTTACAGTAGAACCTGTTAGTCCTACA AGTATTATAATTAGATGGGAACCCCCATTGGAAGGACAAAATGGAATTATCACGGGTTACAAGATTCGTTATCGTCGACATGATCGAGGTTCACAGCCGGTCACTATAACAACCGAAGGAAATCAACGCTCACGAGTGCTCACAGGACTTGAAAAGCATGTTGTTTATCAAGTTCGTATATGTGCCTTAAATGTGAATGGAACTGGACCTTGGACTGAATGGATACAAATAGAAACATACGAAACCGAGTCGGATGAGAAAAGAGTGCCAAATACGCCCAGCAATTTAAGAA CAAAGGTGATGTCAGATTATATACAAGTTTTTTGGAATCCACCAAAGGATCAAAGTATTAAAGTAAAGGGATATAAGCTTGGCTGGGGAAAAGGTGTCCCCGACGTTGAAGTACAACCTCTCGATGGAAAAGAACGTTCTTTCACTATCGATCGGTTAG AACCGATGACAGAGTATGTGATATCTTTAAGAGCAACGAACGATGCTGGTGATGGTCAACCAGCATATGCAAATGTAAGAACTACCGAACGTTCTGTGTCTGAATCTTCTGTGCCTTTAATACCGCCGGTTGGTCTTAAAGCTGCCGTTCTCTCTGACACTACAGTTGTACTATACTGGACCGATACAACTTTACCGAAAACTCAA GGGAAACGAGAATCACCGTGGAGTATGGTCGTTTCAAATCAAACTCAAGAAGCTGCACCTAGTTCTCCACCAAGGGATTTGATAATTCAGAGTTTAGAAGACCGTCCAACTTCTGTATTATTACGGTGGCAACCTCCGAAACAGCCCAATGGACCAATTACAG gGTATATCATCTTTTATTCGACGGACAACACAAAATGGGATCGCGATTGGTTAATCGAAGGTGTTATCGGTGATAAAACTGAATTTATCGTGAAAGATCTTCTGCCCAGTACGACTTACTATTTTAAGATTCAGGCACGCAATTCCAAAGGATACGGTCCTTTTTCTACAACTGTCCCGTTTAAAACACCTCAGA GCAATGGCATGGATGTCTATGATGAATTGCATGATCGAG ATGGACGTGGACtttcaaatatattaatttatattattgtgGGTTGTTCTATTGTCCTTATTACCGGTGTAGCAGTTGTAGTTGTGGTGATCTGCTGTAAACGTAATCCAGATACTCCTGATCGAAAAAAGGG ATACATGAAAGATACGAATCAAAAGACAAACATCAAACCACCAGATTTGTGGATTCATCATGATCAAATGGAACTTAAAGCTCTTGAAAAATCTTCTATAAATGGAGAGGCATCTACTAGTGGCGTGGCTAGTAATACATTACCCAGATCAAGTAATCAGGATTACAACCAAGATACTGTACATGGAAATTCTAGTTCATTGGATAAACGTACTTACGTGCCAAGTTACATGG GTAACACTGATGAGAAGTGCTCGACCCTGAGCAGACAGCATAGTCGAGGAAGCCACAAACCTAAACTCATTACACTTCCTGTTGACAGTGCATCCTTACATCAAC CTATAGCGACCGCTACACCGATTGTGAACACGAGCATGTCGCAGCCAACGATTCACACATCGTGTAGCGATACGCCATCCGTGAGACAGAACTATCCCCGAACAGTGGCACAATATAGTTTAAGTCGAGCGCACATTACGTTAGAACCAACGCCGGAATCGAGTCCAGATTCTTGTAATATTTCAAGTTCTTATGAACCAATGCAAGGCCAA CCATTGTCATACGGCGCAAGTGGTCAGTCGTACAGTGGAAGTACTCAGTACTCTTCGGGTCATTATAGTAACAGTAATCAACCATCGAGTACCAGTGGTGGGACTGATGGTAGTAGCAGCAGTAAAAGGATGCAAGGTCATCCTTTGAAAAGTTTTAGCGTGCCAGCACCTCCTCCTCAGTCTGCACCCTCGACACCGGCACAACAAAAACACGGTG TTTCTCAAGTAACTGTAAGACCTACAATATCCGGTAGTCCTTACAAGAAGCCACAAAGTACTACCCAATTAGCAAAGAATCGATTAGCCTCAGTTTCAAACCCGGTGCATACTTCGGAAGAGGTTGAACGGTTAAAG CCTTCTTACAGTACGGAAGAACTAAATCAAGAGATGGCTAATTTAGAAGGTCTTATGAAAGACTTGAATGCCATAACAGCATCTGAATTTGAGTGCTAG
- the LOC114873471 gene encoding neogenin-like isoform X2: protein MEPRTLAIPLALLTFVVLASASGLYFTIEPQDVVVEQGGPARLDCEAKSDFGKPSIQWRTDDGQPINFIGDSYRSQLANGSLYINSVYSSNLELTGSYQCLASIDDVGAIVSRIATIKLASLPGFEREPQDTMVYPGQIAYLSCTLPSTSNSLMIQWLKDEHPLILDDSRMTVLPSGALEIDDVNVQDIGSYRCNASSYGQYRLSNKAQLGLLTSDIDQESTPPVFIAKPLQQVAIEGSTVTLECAANGYPKPSILWLKDGVAIDSASRDFRYGRIAASSLIINNVQEIDDGSYQCRAENEVETLDAAADLIVKVPPRFIKRPEDKIASENQDLEFECEIYGKPEPKITWLKNGERITLNAYWQIVNGYNLRINGLLPIDAGIFQCIGTNSAGSVKAAARLTISQPKKVTSHKTTTPKTAPKKKLLLHRQLYNKTWQHPSTLLGHTLSAYTPNPPLSISPSDDPADLPGSVKFPNSLYDPKSHFVDDTESLESIEGSVPSAPRNLSLVIVTARFVTLRWQEPENTNGEILNYYIYYKQEGVQRERVINTQQKLEAVIRGLQPSMTYQFRVVALNERGPGTSSEVLQVTTLTEANVPGPPLNLEGHATSSVSIELSWEKPQIVNGRISKYIITFVEGDNEEITRETTSTVHELVDLVPYTEYNIKVQAVNENGPGVFSKDIVVRTYSAQPTQPPHNVTVEPVSPTSIIIRWEPPLEGQNGIITGYKIRYRRHDRGSQPVTITTEGNQRSRVLTGLEKHVVYQVRICALNVNGTGPWTEWIQIETYETESDEKRVPNTPSNLRTKVMSDYIQVFWNPPKDQSIKVKGYKLGWGKGVPDVEVQPLDGKERSFTIDRLEPMTEYVISLRATNDAGDGQPAYANVRTTERSVSESSVPLIPPVGLKAAVLSDTTVVLYWTDTTLPKTQFVTDNRYYVVRYTSHHHSSNPRYKYHNATDLNCMINDLKPNTLYEFTVKLVKGKRESPWSMVVSNQTQEAAPSSPPRDLIIQSLEDRPTSVLLRWQPPKQPNGPITGYIIFYSTDNTKWDRDWLIEGVIGDKTEFIVKDLLPSTTYYFKIQARNSKGYGPFSTTVPFKTPQNGRGLSNILIYIIVGCSIVLITGVAVVVVVICCKRNPDTPDRKKGYMKDTNQKTNIKPPDLWIHHDQMELKALEKSSINGEASTSGVASNTLPRSSNQDYNQDTVHGNSSSLDKRTYVPSYMGNTDEKCSTLSRQHSRGSHKPKLITLPVDSASLHQPIATATPIVNTSMSQPTIHTSCSDTPSVRQNYPRTVAQYSLSRAHITLEPTPESSPDSCNISSSYEPMQGQPLSYGASGQSYSGSTQYSSGHYSNSNQPSSTSGGTDGSSSSKRMQGHPLKSFSVPAPPPQSAPSTPAQQKHGVSQVTVRPTISGSPYKKPQSTTQLAKNRLASVSNPVHTSEEVERLKPSYSTEELNQEMANLEGLMKDLNAITASEFEC from the exons ATGGAGCCGCGTACTCTTGCTATCCCGTTGGCTTTGTTGACATTCGTCGTATTAG CTAGTGCAAGTGGATTGTATTTTACTATCGAGCCACAGGATGTGGTGGTTGAACAAGGAGGTCCTGCTAGATTGGATTGTGAAGCAAAAAGTGATTTTGGGAAACCAAGTATACAGTGGCGAACCGATGATGGTCAACCAATTAATTTTATCGGAGACAGTTACCG ATCTCAGCTAGCAAATGGATCCTTGTATATAAATAGTGTTTACAGCAGCAACTTGGAATTGACTGGAAGCTATCAATGTTTAGCTTCCATAGACGATGTTGGGGCTATTGTTTCTAGAATAGCTACAATTAAACTTGCAA GTTTACCAGGATTTGAAAGAGAACCCCAAGATACAATGGTTTATCCAGGACAAATTGCATATTTAAGTTGTACTCTTCCTTCAACTTCCAATTCGCTGATGATACAATGGTTAAAAGATGAACATCCTCTGATACTTGATGATAGTAGAATGACAGTTTTACCATCAg GTGCATTAGAAATTGATGATGTTAATGTACAAGATATTGGATCGTACAGATGTAATGCCAGTAGCTACGGACAATATAGACTCAGTAATAAAGCGCAATTAGGATTATTAACAAGCGATATTG ATCAAGAAAGTACACCACCAGTTTTCATTGCTAAGCCATTACAACAAGTGGCTATCGAAGGATCAACAGTCACTCTTGAATGTGCCGCTAATGGCTATCCAAAGCCAAGTATACTTTGGCTGAAAGATGGTGTCGCAATTGATTCAGCATCTCGTGATTTTAG ATACGGTAGAATTGCTGCATCCAgtcttataattaataatgtgCAAGAAATTGATGACGGTTCTTATCAATGCCGTGCAGAAAATGAAGTTGAAACATTAGACGCAGCTgctgatttaattgtaaaag TGCCGCCGCGATTTATAAAAAGACCGGAAGATAAAATAGCTAGTGAGAATCAAGATTTAGAATTTGAATGTGAAATTTATGGTAAACCAGAGCCAAAAATTACGTGGCTTAAGAATGGAGAACGTATTACATTAAATGCATATTGGCAAATTGTTAATGG TTATAATCTTAGAATTAACGGCCTATTACCTATAGATGCTGGAATTTTTCAATGCATCGGAACAAATTCTGCCGGAAGTGTAAAGGCTGCAGCGCGGTTAACAATTAGTCAGCCTA AAAAAGTAACTTCCCATAAAACGACTACTCCAAAAACAGCtcctaaaaaaaaattattattgcatCGTCAATTGTACAATAAAACGTGGCAGCATCCGAGTACTCTTTTAGGACACACGTTATCCGCGTATACACCAAATCCACCGCTTTCCATCAGTCCCTCCGACGATCCCGCAGATCTTCCTGGATCTGTTAAATTTCCCAATTCCCTTTACGATCCGAAATCCCATTTTGTAGATGACACAGAGAGCCTGGAATCAATAGAGGGTAGTGTCCCATCAGCACCAAGGAATTTGAGTCTCGTTATTGTCACTGCCAGATTTGTAACTCTACGGTGGCAAGAACCAGAAAATACAAATggagaaattttaaattattatatttactatAAACAGGAAGGTGTTCAAAG AGAACGAGTTATTAATACGCAACAAAAACTAGAAGCGGTGATACGAGGATTGCAGCCAAGTATGACGTATCAGTTTCGTGTGGTTGCTTTGAACGAAAGAGGTCCTGGAACGTCTAGCGAAGTATTACAAGTCACTACACTTACAGAG GCCAACGTTCCCGGACCTCCGCTTAATTTAGAAGGTCATGCTACGAGTAGCGTGAGCATCGAGTTGTCTTGGGAAAAGCCACAAATTGTTAATGGCAGAATTTCTAAATACATCATTACATTTGTAGAG gGTGACAATGAGGAAATAACACGTGAAACCACTAGTACTGTGCACGAATTGGTAGACCTCGTGCCTTATACAGAATACAATATTAAAGTTCAGGCTGTAAATGAAAATGGTCCAGGTGTATTTAGCAAAGATATAGTAGTACGAACGTACAGTGCACAACCTACTCAACCACCGCACAATGTTACAGTAGAACCTGTTAGTCCTACA AGTATTATAATTAGATGGGAACCCCCATTGGAAGGACAAAATGGAATTATCACGGGTTACAAGATTCGTTATCGTCGACATGATCGAGGTTCACAGCCGGTCACTATAACAACCGAAGGAAATCAACGCTCACGAGTGCTCACAGGACTTGAAAAGCATGTTGTTTATCAAGTTCGTATATGTGCCTTAAATGTGAATGGAACTGGACCTTGGACTGAATGGATACAAATAGAAACATACGAAACCGAGTCGGATGAGAAAAGAGTGCCAAATACGCCCAGCAATTTAAGAA CAAAGGTGATGTCAGATTATATACAAGTTTTTTGGAATCCACCAAAGGATCAAAGTATTAAAGTAAAGGGATATAAGCTTGGCTGGGGAAAAGGTGTCCCCGACGTTGAAGTACAACCTCTCGATGGAAAAGAACGTTCTTTCACTATCGATCGGTTAG AACCGATGACAGAGTATGTGATATCTTTAAGAGCAACGAACGATGCTGGTGATGGTCAACCAGCATATGCAAATGTAAGAACTACCGAACGTTCTGTGTCTGAATCTTCTGTGCCTTTAATACCGCCGGTTGGTCTTAAAGCTGCCGTTCTCTCTGACACTACAGTTGTACTATACTGGACCGATACAACTTTACCGAAAACTCAA TTTGTAACGGATAATCGATATTACGTTGTTCGTTATACATCTCATCATCATAGCAGTAATCCTCGCTATAAATATCATAATGCCACTGATCTTAATTGCATGATAAATGATTTAAAACCTAATACACTATACGAGTTCACGGTGAAACTTGTTAAG GGGAAACGAGAATCACCGTGGAGTATGGTCGTTTCAAATCAAACTCAAGAAGCTGCACCTAGTTCTCCACCAAGGGATTTGATAATTCAGAGTTTAGAAGACCGTCCAACTTCTGTATTATTACGGTGGCAACCTCCGAAACAGCCCAATGGACCAATTACAG gGTATATCATCTTTTATTCGACGGACAACACAAAATGGGATCGCGATTGGTTAATCGAAGGTGTTATCGGTGATAAAACTGAATTTATCGTGAAAGATCTTCTGCCCAGTACGACTTACTATTTTAAGATTCAGGCACGCAATTCCAAAGGATACGGTCCTTTTTCTACAACTGTCCCGTTTAAAACACCTCAGA ATGGACGTGGACtttcaaatatattaatttatattattgtgGGTTGTTCTATTGTCCTTATTACCGGTGTAGCAGTTGTAGTTGTGGTGATCTGCTGTAAACGTAATCCAGATACTCCTGATCGAAAAAAGGG ATACATGAAAGATACGAATCAAAAGACAAACATCAAACCACCAGATTTGTGGATTCATCATGATCAAATGGAACTTAAAGCTCTTGAAAAATCTTCTATAAATGGAGAGGCATCTACTAGTGGCGTGGCTAGTAATACATTACCCAGATCAAGTAATCAGGATTACAACCAAGATACTGTACATGGAAATTCTAGTTCATTGGATAAACGTACTTACGTGCCAAGTTACATGG GTAACACTGATGAGAAGTGCTCGACCCTGAGCAGACAGCATAGTCGAGGAAGCCACAAACCTAAACTCATTACACTTCCTGTTGACAGTGCATCCTTACATCAAC CTATAGCGACCGCTACACCGATTGTGAACACGAGCATGTCGCAGCCAACGATTCACACATCGTGTAGCGATACGCCATCCGTGAGACAGAACTATCCCCGAACAGTGGCACAATATAGTTTAAGTCGAGCGCACATTACGTTAGAACCAACGCCGGAATCGAGTCCAGATTCTTGTAATATTTCAAGTTCTTATGAACCAATGCAAGGCCAA CCATTGTCATACGGCGCAAGTGGTCAGTCGTACAGTGGAAGTACTCAGTACTCTTCGGGTCATTATAGTAACAGTAATCAACCATCGAGTACCAGTGGTGGGACTGATGGTAGTAGCAGCAGTAAAAGGATGCAAGGTCATCCTTTGAAAAGTTTTAGCGTGCCAGCACCTCCTCCTCAGTCTGCACCCTCGACACCGGCACAACAAAAACACGGTG TTTCTCAAGTAACTGTAAGACCTACAATATCCGGTAGTCCTTACAAGAAGCCACAAAGTACTACCCAATTAGCAAAGAATCGATTAGCCTCAGTTTCAAACCCGGTGCATACTTCGGAAGAGGTTGAACGGTTAAAG CCTTCTTACAGTACGGAAGAACTAAATCAAGAGATGGCTAATTTAGAAGGTCTTATGAAAGACTTGAATGCCATAACAGCATCTGAATTTGAGTGCTAG